One uncultured Tolumonas sp. genomic window carries:
- the dgcN gene encoding N-acetyltransferase DgcN — MEIQKPYLLFLGDAHDILAAKVAIGIKQWHPEYCVGQFRMEDCHADCDLPDMDIAAAKAAGAKTLVIGVANRGGIISDKWISVLTEALEAGMDLASGLHNKLTDVPEIKTLADKLGRKLFDVRHPTQTFPVANGKKRAGKRLLPVGTDCSCGKMYTALAIEKEMLERGMKATFRATGQTGILISGAGVSIDAVVSDFVAGAVEVLAPANDADHWDVIEGQGSLFHPSFAGVTTGIIHGAQADALVLCHEPTRTTMRGVDYPIVDLGECMALNLAMAKLTNPNARFVGISVNTAKLSEKEAIALMADIEEKYGLPTVDPFRQGMGRIVDQL, encoded by the coding sequence ATGGAAATTCAAAAACCTTACCTGCTGTTTTTAGGCGATGCACATGACATTCTGGCTGCTAAAGTGGCGATTGGTATTAAGCAATGGCATCCAGAATACTGTGTTGGCCAATTCCGCATGGAAGATTGCCATGCCGATTGCGACCTCCCGGATATGGATATCGCTGCCGCGAAAGCTGCTGGTGCCAAAACACTGGTCATTGGTGTGGCAAACCGGGGTGGCATCATCTCTGACAAATGGATCTCTGTGCTGACGGAAGCGCTGGAAGCGGGTATGGATCTGGCCTCTGGTCTGCATAATAAATTGACTGATGTACCAGAAATTAAAACACTGGCTGACAAGCTGGGTCGTAAACTGTTTGACGTGCGTCATCCAACTCAGACTTTCCCAGTCGCCAACGGTAAAAAACGTGCAGGTAAACGTTTGTTGCCTGTGGGCACCGATTGCTCTTGCGGCAAAATGTACACCGCTCTGGCGATTGAAAAAGAGATGCTGGAACGCGGTATGAAAGCCACTTTCCGTGCCACTGGCCAGACCGGTATTCTGATCAGCGGTGCTGGTGTCAGCATTGATGCCGTGGTGTCTGACTTCGTTGCCGGTGCTGTCGAAGTGCTGGCACCCGCTAACGATGCGGATCACTGGGATGTGATCGAAGGTCAGGGTTCTCTGTTCCACCCATCATTTGCGGGTGTTACTACCGGTATCATTCACGGTGCACAAGCTGATGCACTGGTGCTGTGTCACGAACCAACTCGTACCACCATGCGTGGCGTTGATTACCCAATCGTTGATCTGGGCGAGTGCATGGCGCTGAATCTGGCGATGGCGAAACTGACTAACCCAAATGCCCGTTTCGTGGGTATCTCTGTCAACACGGCTAAATTGTCTGAAAAAGAGGCAATTGCACTGATGGCGGATATCGAAGAGAAATACGGTCTGCCAACGGTTGATCCATTCCGTCAGGGTATGGGCCGCATCGTCGATCAACTGTAA
- the dgcA gene encoding N-acetyl-D-Glu racemase DgcA: MEIRVFSESWPIRGSFTISRGSKTAADVVVVELTQDGVTGRGECVPYARYSESVQGVIAQIETLIPAIREGLDREGLQSAMVAGAARNALDCAFWDLESKKHRQRIWQRLNKPAPDALLTAYTLSLDTPENMQRAAEENAFRPLLKLKLAGAGDLDRVAAVRKGSPAARIIVDANEGWNEQIYRELIPELQKLGVEMIEQPLPAGNDAILATLPRPIPICADESCHDSSTLHELVGRYDMINIKLDKTGGLTEALELRKQAEAAGMKIMVGCMLASSLAMAPAFVVAQGAQVVDLDGPLLLQKDREPGFDYSGNLMHAPDAALWG, translated from the coding sequence ATGGAAATCCGGGTATTTAGCGAAAGCTGGCCGATCCGAGGCTCATTCACCATCTCGCGCGGCAGCAAGACTGCCGCCGATGTGGTGGTGGTGGAACTCACGCAAGACGGTGTGACGGGGCGTGGCGAATGTGTGCCGTATGCGCGTTACAGTGAATCGGTACAAGGTGTTATTGCTCAGATCGAAACGCTGATCCCGGCTATTCGCGAGGGTTTAGATCGCGAAGGTCTGCAATCAGCCATGGTGGCGGGTGCGGCACGCAATGCCCTTGACTGCGCATTCTGGGATCTGGAAAGCAAAAAGCATCGCCAGCGCATTTGGCAGCGCCTGAATAAACCGGCGCCAGACGCCTTATTGACGGCGTATACCTTGTCGCTGGATACACCGGAAAACATGCAGCGTGCTGCAGAAGAAAATGCATTCCGCCCCTTATTAAAATTGAAGTTGGCCGGTGCTGGCGATCTCGACCGTGTTGCTGCGGTGCGTAAAGGTTCTCCGGCGGCGCGAATAATTGTTGATGCCAATGAAGGTTGGAACGAGCAGATCTATCGTGAGCTGATCCCTGAATTGCAGAAGCTCGGTGTTGAGATGATTGAACAGCCGCTGCCGGCTGGCAACGATGCGATTCTGGCAACATTACCACGCCCGATCCCGATCTGTGCCGATGAGTCTTGTCACGACAGTTCCACCTTGCATGAATTGGTGGGGCGCTATGACATGATCAACATCAAGCTGGATAAAACCGGCGGTCTGACCGAAGCACTGGAATTGCGTAAGCAAGCGGAAGCCGCTGGTATGAAGATCATGGTCGGTTGCATGTTGGCCTCTTCATTGGCCATGGCGCCGGCATTTGTGGTGGCGCAAGGCGCACAAGTGGTCGA